One Mycobacterium marseillense DNA window includes the following coding sequences:
- a CDS encoding SDR family NAD(P)-dependent oxidoreductase, translating into MNTHSPDLAVVTGAGSGIGRAIALGLATRGDRVVAADLDEAAASATADEHPDLITALPVDVADPEQVGALRDRIHADLGVPNVVVNAAGWDRTDQFLNATAEFAQKVVAINYLGPVHICSAFLPGMIETHGGGRVVNLASDAGRVGSAGESIYAGAKGGVIALTKSLAREMARHQITVNCVCPGPTDTPLFHAQPEKLKEALVKAIPFRRLARPDEVAAPVLFFASEAASFITGQVISVSGGLTMAG; encoded by the coding sequence ATGAATACTCATTCACCGGACCTCGCGGTGGTCACCGGCGCCGGTTCCGGCATCGGCAGGGCGATCGCGCTGGGACTCGCCACCCGCGGCGACCGCGTCGTGGCCGCCGACCTCGACGAGGCAGCCGCCTCGGCCACCGCCGACGAACACCCCGACCTGATCACCGCGCTGCCGGTGGACGTGGCCGATCCCGAGCAAGTCGGCGCGCTGCGGGATCGCATCCACGCCGATCTCGGGGTGCCCAACGTCGTCGTCAACGCCGCCGGATGGGACCGCACCGACCAATTCCTCAACGCCACAGCGGAATTCGCGCAGAAGGTGGTCGCCATCAACTACCTGGGGCCAGTGCATATCTGCTCGGCATTCCTGCCGGGGATGATCGAGACGCACGGCGGCGGGCGCGTGGTCAACCTGGCCAGCGACGCCGGCCGGGTGGGCAGCGCGGGCGAGAGCATCTACGCCGGCGCCAAGGGCGGGGTGATCGCGCTGACCAAGTCGCTGGCCCGCGAGATGGCGCGCCACCAGATCACGGTCAACTGCGTATGCCCCGGACCCACCGACACGCCGCTGTTTCACGCACAGCCCGAGAAGCTGAAGGAAGCCCTGGTCAAGGCGATCCCCTTTCGCCGCCTGGCTCGGCCCGACGAGGTCGCCGCGCCGGTGTTGTTCTTCGCGTCGGAGGCCGCCTCGTTCATCACCGGACAGGTGATCAGCGTCAGCGGCGGCCTGACGATGGCCGGTTGA
- a CDS encoding SAM-dependent methyltransferase → MAPTADVEVTATFGAAARAVATDKGLLNDPFAEPLLCAVGIDYLTRAIKDHVFAADDGDDPAMTALMDALAAHTRFVDEFLADAGRAGIRQVVILASGLDTRAYRLWWPRGTTVYEIDRPQVLDFKSGVLRGLDATLATNRCAVGIDLRHDWPAALRRVGFDAAQPTVWVAEQLLVGYLPPQEQSRLLHEVTAASARGSRLAADHMPTWNPLQLGAERAFVDGWRRRGLDVDLASLTYPGEYHYVPEYLENHGWETRGSDIADLLRTMGLGRRRRTGRGDAEFIPEYVTATRV, encoded by the coding sequence ATGGCACCGACGGCCGACGTGGAGGTGACCGCGACGTTCGGCGCCGCCGCGCGGGCCGTGGCCACCGACAAGGGGCTGCTGAACGATCCGTTCGCCGAGCCGCTGCTGTGCGCCGTCGGGATCGACTACCTCACCCGGGCGATCAAGGACCACGTGTTCGCGGCCGACGACGGCGACGACCCGGCGATGACGGCGCTGATGGACGCGCTGGCGGCGCACACTCGCTTCGTGGACGAATTCCTGGCCGACGCGGGCAGGGCGGGCATCCGCCAGGTGGTGATCCTGGCGTCGGGCCTGGACACCCGGGCGTACCGGCTGTGGTGGCCGCGGGGGACGACGGTCTACGAGATCGACCGGCCGCAGGTGCTCGACTTCAAGTCCGGCGTGCTGCGCGGGCTGGACGCCACCCTGGCCACCAACCGCTGCGCGGTCGGCATCGACCTGCGCCACGATTGGCCGGCGGCCTTGCGGCGGGTGGGTTTTGACGCGGCACAGCCCACGGTGTGGGTGGCCGAGCAGTTGCTGGTCGGGTATCTGCCGCCCCAGGAGCAGAGCCGGCTGCTGCACGAGGTCACCGCGGCGAGCGCCCGCGGCAGCCGGCTGGCCGCCGACCACATGCCCACCTGGAATCCGTTGCAGCTGGGGGCCGAACGCGCCTTTGTCGACGGCTGGCGGCGCCGCGGCCTCGACGTCGATCTGGCCAGCCTGACCTATCCGGGCGAATACCACTACGTCCCTGAGTATTTGGAGAACCACGGCTGGGAGACACGCGGGAGCGACATCGCCGACCTACTGCGCACCATGGGGTTGGGAAGGCGGCGGCGCACCGGGCGCGGCGACGCGGAGTTCATCCCGGAATATGTCACCGCGACACGCGTTTGA
- a CDS encoding MBL fold metallo-hydrolase, which translates to MGPAPTLVHVTDTVHLARGDAVNWTIVADTAGVILIDAGYPGDRADVLASLRELGFDAGDVRAILLTHAHIDHLGSAIWFANEYGTDVYCHADEVGHAKREYLEQASVFDVALRIWRPRWAAWGLHVVRSGGLNREGIPSTRPLTADVAAALPGHPMAVFTPGHTSGHCSYVVDGVLVSGDALITGHPLLKHDGPQLLPEVFSHSQQNSLRSLDALALLDTEVLLPGHGDVWRGPIREATARAISLASGG; encoded by the coding sequence ATGGGACCGGCGCCAACACTTGTTCACGTCACCGACACGGTGCACCTCGCCCGGGGCGACGCCGTCAACTGGACGATCGTCGCGGATACCGCCGGCGTGATCCTGATCGATGCCGGCTATCCCGGGGACCGCGCCGACGTGCTGGCGTCGCTGCGCGAGCTGGGCTTCGACGCCGGCGACGTGCGCGCCATCCTGCTCACCCATGCCCACATCGACCACCTGGGCTCGGCGATCTGGTTCGCCAACGAATACGGCACCGACGTGTACTGCCACGCCGACGAGGTCGGTCACGCCAAGCGCGAATACCTAGAGCAGGCCTCCGTTTTCGATGTGGCCCTGCGCATCTGGCGGCCACGCTGGGCGGCGTGGGGACTGCACGTGGTGCGCAGCGGCGGCCTGAACCGCGAGGGCATCCCGTCGACGCGGCCGCTGACCGCCGACGTGGCCGCCGCTCTGCCCGGGCATCCGATGGCCGTTTTCACCCCCGGGCACACCAGCGGGCACTGCTCGTATGTGGTCGACGGGGTCCTGGTCAGTGGCGACGCCCTGATCACCGGCCACCCCCTGCTCAAGCACGACGGGCCGCAGCTGCTGCCGGAGGTGTTCAGCCACAGCCAGCAGAATTCGCTGCGCAGCCTGGACGCGTTGGCCCTGCTTGACACCGAGGTGTTGCTGCCCGGGCACGGCGACGTGTGGCGCGGCCCGATCCGCGAAGCCACCGCCCGGGCCATCTCGCTGGCCAGTGGTGGGTGA
- a CDS encoding DUF3054 domain-containing protein yields the protein MLRLRWLGWLAVDVVGVLVFCAVGRRSHDEGLNVTGVAATAWPFLTGTAIGWLAARGWRRPTVVAPTGVVVWLSTVVVGMVLRKATAAGVAASFVVVATTVTALLLLGWRVAVGLTLRRRSGV from the coding sequence ATGCTTAGGCTCCGGTGGCTGGGCTGGCTCGCCGTGGACGTCGTCGGCGTGCTGGTGTTCTGCGCCGTGGGGCGCCGCAGCCACGACGAAGGGCTCAATGTCACCGGCGTCGCCGCGACGGCATGGCCGTTTCTCACCGGCACCGCGATCGGTTGGCTGGCCGCACGCGGCTGGCGGCGGCCCACCGTCGTGGCGCCCACCGGGGTCGTCGTCTGGCTGTCGACCGTGGTCGTCGGCATGGTGCTGCGCAAGGCGACCGCTGCGGGGGTGGCCGCCAGTTTCGTCGTGGTGGCGACGACGGTCACCGCGTTGTTGTTGCTGGGCTGGCGAGTGGCCGTCGGGCTGACCCTGCGGCGCCGCTCCGGCGTCTGA
- a CDS encoding GNAT family N-acetyltransferase, producing MMPESIAPDGQLRFVSATHDDPLAQPLLAELAVEYAERYGGTPSTHLSWLPVPEAELAAPDGGLLIGVVGRVPVTGGAFRRYDAHTAELKRIWTDAAHRRRGYARALLVALEAETLARGYRRLYLITGNRQPEAEALYDATGYTRVTPDPLPSWGPFIPIAFEKWLA from the coding sequence ATGATGCCGGAATCCATTGCCCCAGACGGCCAGCTGCGGTTCGTCTCGGCCACCCACGACGACCCGCTGGCACAACCCCTGCTGGCCGAATTGGCCGTCGAATACGCCGAGCGGTACGGCGGCACACCGAGCACGCACCTGTCCTGGCTGCCCGTGCCCGAGGCCGAGTTGGCTGCGCCGGACGGCGGGTTGCTGATCGGCGTGGTGGGCCGCGTGCCCGTGACCGGCGGCGCGTTTCGCCGCTACGACGCCCACACCGCCGAACTCAAGCGGATCTGGACGGACGCCGCCCACCGGCGCCGCGGCTATGCGCGGGCATTGCTGGTCGCGCTGGAGGCCGAAACGCTGGCGCGCGGGTACCGGCGGCTCTACTTGATCACCGGCAACCGGCAGCCCGAGGCCGAGGCGCTCTACGACGCGACGGGCTATACCCGGGTGACTCCAGACCCGCTGCCGTCCTGGGGGCCGTTCATCCCGATCGCCTTCGAGAAGTGGCTGGCATAG